The following are encoded together in the Mesotoga infera genome:
- a CDS encoding FAD-dependent oxidoreductase, with amino-acid sequence AGYFEEIEKARNSGFNNLHDYFFFIELPGEDRVSVNTTHSSDKDPLNPFELSQSVFECSEQIDQLVAFTRKYVRGFEESRIEKIADDIGIRESRRVKGLYVFTGEDVRSHRKFYDGVVKATYGIDIHSPETQKITREVRSSVPEYSDYYEIPLRALISCDFFNLYTAGRCFSSDFEGQSAGRIMPTSAGMGQAIGMASAISFESGRPITEISRDEIDRGLHSITGNNSICSLSDILKINHSN; translated from the coding sequence TTGCGGGCTACTTCGAAGAGATCGAAAAGGCTAGAAATAGCGGATTTAACAATCTTCACGATTACTTCTTCTTCATTGAACTCCCTGGAGAAGACAGAGTATCGGTAAACACAACCCATTCGTCCGATAAAGATCCCCTTAATCCTTTTGAACTGAGTCAATCTGTCTTCGAATGCTCTGAGCAGATAGATCAGCTCGTCGCCTTCACGAGGAAGTACGTTCGCGGATTCGAAGAGTCAAGAATTGAAAAAATCGCAGACGATATAGGAATTCGAGAGAGTAGAAGAGTGAAGGGACTTTACGTTTTTACTGGAGAAGACGTTAGGTCGCACAGGAAATTCTATGACGGTGTTGTCAAAGCAACATATGGAATAGATATCCATTCTCCTGAGACTCAAAAGATTACTCGAGAAGTTAGGAGCAGTGTTCCCGAATATTCAGACTACTACGAGATACCCTTGAGAGCCCTAATCAGCTGCGATTTCTTCAATCTATATACTGCTGGCAGATGTTTCTCAAGTGATTTTGAAGGTCAAAGTGCAGGAAGGATTATGCCCACGTCAGCCGGCATGGGACAGGCTATTGGCATGGCCTCCGCGATTTCTTTTGAAAGTGGCAGACCAATAACGGAAATCTCAAGAGATGAAATTGACAGAGGGCTTCACAGCATCACTGGTAACAACTCGATCTGTTCTCTATCGGACATTCTCAAAATAAACCACTCAAACTAA